CGCGACGTCGAGCCAGGCCACCACGCCGAGGATCGGCGGCGTGTCGGCGGCGTACCCGAGGAACTCGGGCACCTCGTCGCGGTGGCACCGGCCGCCCTCGACAAGCACGGTGCCGTCCACGCCGGACGCGCTCAGCTCGGCGGTCAGGTCCGCCGGGGTGAAGGGACGGCGGATGGCGTCCAGCCCGGGCCCGTCGAGCCAGTCGTACCCGTGCTCGGGCCGCCACAGGTGGTGGTGCGCGTCGATGATCACGTGCGGGCCTCCTTCGCCGCGGCCCACCGTGCGCCGTCGGGGAACCGGTACGCGGCCCGCGAGGCGGCGAGCATCTCCGCGCTCATGCCCGGCGCCCGGGGCGCGTGGTAGCGGCCGTCCCGGACGACCACCGGGTCGGCGAAGTGCTCGTGCAGGTGGTCGACGTACTCGATGGCCCGGTCCTCGGTGCTGCCGCTGAGCGCGAGGAAGTCGAACATGGCCAGGTGCTGCACCAACTCGCACAGCCCCACCCCGCCGGCGTGCGGGCAGACCGGCGCCCCGAACTTCGCGGCGAGCAGCAGGATCGCCAGGTTCTCGTTGACGCCGGCGACCCGGCAGGCGTCGATCTGCACCACGTCGACGGCGCCGGCCTGCAACAACTGCTTGAACATCACCGCGTTGTGCGCGTGCTCGCCGGTGGCGACCTTCACCGGCGCCAGGGCGGTGCGGACGGCGGCGTGCCCGAGCACGTCGTCGGGCGAGGTCGGCTCCTCGATCCAGTACGGGTCGAACGGCGCGAGCGCGCGCATCCACCGGATCGCCTCCGGCACGCCCCAGACCTGGTTGGCGTCGACCGCGATGCGGATGTCCGGCCCGACGGTCTGCCGGGCGATGCCCAGGCGGCGGACGTCCTCGCCGAGGTCGGCGCCGACCTTGAGCTTGATCAGGCGGAATCCGGCGTCGACCGCCTCCTTGCAGAGCCGGGCCAGCTTGTCGTCGTCGTAACCGAGCCAGCCCGGTGTGGTGGTGTAGGCCGGGTAGCCCTCGGACAGCAGCAGGCGCTCCCGCTCGGCGCGTCCGTCCCGGGCGGCCCGGAGCAGCCCCAGCGCGTCCTCCTCGGTGAGGGCGTCGCGCAGGTAGCGGAAGTCGACCTGCGCCACCACCTGTTCCGGGGTGAGGTCGGCGAGCAGCCGCCACAGTGGCTTGCCGGCGCGCCGGGCGGCGAGATCCCACACCGCGTTGACCAGGCCGCCGGCGGCCATGTGCACGACCCCCTTCTCCGGGCCCAGCCAGCGCATCTGGCTGTCGCCGACGAGCCGGCGGGCGAGCGCGCCGGGGTCGGCGAGGAGCCGGTCGACCGGCTCACCGACCACCATCGGCGCGAGTGACCGCAGCGCCGCGACCACGAGCTCGGTGCCCCGCCCGACGGTGAACACCAGGCCGTGCCCCTCGTCGCCGGCCGAGGTGCGCAGGAGCAGGTAGGCGGCCGAGTAGTCGGGGAAGGGGTTCATCGCGTCCGACCCGTCGCGCTGGCGGGACGTCGGGAACCGTACGTCGATGGCTTCTACGGACGTGATGCGCTCGCTCAACGGGTCTCCTGGGGTCGGACGGTCTCAGGTCTGTGCCTTGCCACCGGTGATGCGGGAGACCACCAGGGCCACCAGGATGACGGTGCCGTTGAGGAAGTTGGTCCACTGCGCGGGCACCCCGGCCAGGGTCAGCACATTTATGATCATGAAGAGCAGCAGGACGCCGGTGAAGGCGCCGAAGACGCTGCCCCGGCCGCCGTTGAGGCTGACACCGCCGATCACCGCGGCGGCGAAGACCTGGAAGATCGCGCCACTGCCCTGGGCGGCCGGCACCGCCGCGAGTCGACCGCTGATCAGCAGACCGGCCAGCGCGGCGAGGACACTCGCCACGATCAGGGCGATCCACAGCACCCGGTCGGTGCGGATGCCCGCGGCCCGGGCCGCATCGGTGTTGCCGCCGATCGCGTAGAGCGCCCGACCGGCGCGGGTGAAGCCGAGGACGACCACTCCGGCGGCGAACAGCAGCAGCGACACCCAGATGGACGCCGGCACCCCGAGCCAGGTGGTGGAGCCGAGGTACGTCATCGACTCCGGCAGCGCGAAGAAGGTCTGCCCGCCGGAGATGCCGGTGAGCAGGCCGCGCAGGACGATGAGCATGCCCAGCGTGACGACGAACCCGTTCAGCCCGAAGCGCACGATGAGCAGCCCGTTGAACGCGCCGACGAACGCGCCGACGAGCAGGACCACCGGCACCGCCCAGGCGCCGGGCAGCAGATCCAGCCCCAGCCCTCGGGTGAGCGCCGGGTCGACGGTCAGCCAGGCCGCGATGCCCGGCGCGAGGCCGAAGGTGGACTCCAACGACAGGTCCATCTTGCCGGCGATCAGCACGATCGTCTGGGCGAGGACCACGATGGCGATCTCCGACATGCTCTGCAGCACGTTGATGATGTTGTCGGGGCTGAGGAAGACCGGGCTGACGACCCACCCGACGATCGCGACCGCGACGATCGCCGGCACCAGGGCCAGGTCGCGGAGCCGGGCGACGGCCAGGCTCCGCGACGAGGGCGTCGGTGGCGACGCCGGCGGGGCCGGGGACGGGGTGGCGGCGGACAGCGTCTCAGACATGGTGGAGATCCACCCCTTCCATGGCGGCTACCAGGTCGTTGTCGCTCCAGTCGTGCGCCAGCTCGCCGACCACCCGGCCCTGGAACATGACGAGCACGCGATCACAGATCCGCAGGTCGTCGAGTTCGTCGGAGACGACGAGCACGGCCGCGCCGCGCCGGCGTACGCCCTCCACCACCCCGAGCAGCGTCTGCTTGGACCGCACGTCGACCCCGGCGGTCGGGGTGATGAGGACCAGCACCTTCGGCTCGCTGGCCAGGGCCCGGCCCATGACCACCTTCTGCTGGTTGCCGCCGGACAGGTCGGCGACCGGGACGTGCGGCCCGCCCGCCTTGACCGCCAGGTCGGCGATGGTCCGCCGGGCCAGCGCGTCGCGCCGCTCGGGGGAGATCAGCCCACGCCGGGCGATGCGGTCCGGCACGGTCATGGTGACGTTCTCCGCGATGGACAGCGACGGCACCAGGCCCTCCCGGTGCCGGTCCTGCGGCACCAACCCGACGCCGGCGGCGAGCGCGTCGGGCACACTGCCCGGCCGCACCGCGCGCCCGTCGACGTGCACCGTCCCGCCCGCGCGCCGGGCCAGCCCGACGATCGCCTCGGCGGCCTCGACCTTGCCGCTGCCACCGCCGCCGGCGAGACCGACCACCTCGCCGGCCCGGGCCTGCACCGACAGCTCGACGCCGGAGGCGGTGACCAGGTCGCGCACCGACAGGCGCACCGGCGCGTCGGCCGGCAGCGGCCGGTGGTCCGCCCGGGGCAACGTCACGTCCTCGCCGGTCATGGCCGCCACCAGCGCCGGGCGGCTCAGCTCGGCGACCGGCGCGGTGACGATGTGCCGGGCGTCGCGGAAGACCGTCACCTGGTCGCAGATGTCGTAGATCTCCTGGAGGTGGTGGCTGATGAACAGGAACGTGACCCCCTGCGCGCGCAGGTCCCGGATCCGGGTGAACAGCCGGCTGATGCCCGCGGCGTCGAGCTGCGCGGTCGGCTCGTCGAGGATGATGAACCGGGCGCCGAAGGAGAGCGCCCGGGCGATCTCCACGAACTGCCGTTGCTCCACCGACAGGGTCGAGGCGGGCCTGCGGACGTCCACCTCGACCGACCACGCCGCGAGCGTCCGCTCCGCCTCGCGGCGCAGGCGCGACCAGCGGATCAGCCCGTCCCGGCCCCGCGCGTGCCGGTTGAGGAACAGGTTCTCCGCGACGGTGAGCGTGGGGATGATGGTGGACTTCTGGTAGACGCAGGCCACCCGCCGCCGCCAGGCGTCGCGGTCACCGAGCGGCGGCGCGGGGCGGCCGTCGAACGCCACCGCCCCACCGTCCGGGGCCTGCAACCCGGTGAGGATGCCGACGAGCGTCGACTTGCCGGCCCCGTTCCGCCCGACCAGCGCGTGCGTCTCACCGGCCCGGACCACGATGCCCGCGTCGGACAGGGCGACAGTCGAGCCGAAGCGCTTGGTGACGCGTACCGCCTCGACGACGGGCCGGCGCTCGCCTACCGGCCCGTCGTCGAGAGTCCGCGGGTCGGCGTTCATGCCTGGTTGCCCCACAGTGACCGGTCGTCGAACTTCAGCGTGGGCTGACCCCCGACCGGGGCGCCGTCGAGCGTCACGAGCGGCGCCGGGAGCTGGTCCTCCAGCAGCCCGTCCCGGACCTGGATGATGGTGCTGTCGTGGTCGGTGGGGCCGGGCTGGAACGTCTTTCCCTCGATCGCCGCCCG
The genomic region above belongs to Micromonospora sp. WMMD1128 and contains:
- a CDS encoding enolase C-terminal domain-like protein yields the protein MSERITSVEAIDVRFPTSRQRDGSDAMNPFPDYSAAYLLLRTSAGDEGHGLVFTVGRGTELVVAALRSLAPMVVGEPVDRLLADPGALARRLVGDSQMRWLGPEKGVVHMAAGGLVNAVWDLAARRAGKPLWRLLADLTPEQVVAQVDFRYLRDALTEEDALGLLRAARDGRAERERLLLSEGYPAYTTTPGWLGYDDDKLARLCKEAVDAGFRLIKLKVGADLGEDVRRLGIARQTVGPDIRIAVDANQVWGVPEAIRWMRALAPFDPYWIEEPTSPDDVLGHAAVRTALAPVKVATGEHAHNAVMFKQLLQAGAVDVVQIDACRVAGVNENLAILLLAAKFGAPVCPHAGGVGLCELVQHLAMFDFLALSGSTEDRAIEYVDHLHEHFADPVVVRDGRYHAPRAPGMSAEMLAASRAAYRFPDGARWAAAKEART
- a CDS encoding ABC transporter permease — translated: MSETLSAATPSPAPPASPPTPSSRSLAVARLRDLALVPAIVAVAIVGWVVSPVFLSPDNIINVLQSMSEIAIVVLAQTIVLIAGKMDLSLESTFGLAPGIAAWLTVDPALTRGLGLDLLPGAWAVPVVLLVGAFVGAFNGLLIVRFGLNGFVVTLGMLIVLRGLLTGISGGQTFFALPESMTYLGSTTWLGVPASIWVSLLLFAAGVVVLGFTRAGRALYAIGGNTDAARAAGIRTDRVLWIALIVASVLAALAGLLISGRLAAVPAAQGSGAIFQVFAAAVIGGVSLNGGRGSVFGAFTGVLLLFMIINVLTLAGVPAQWTNFLNGTVILVALVVSRITGGKAQT
- a CDS encoding sugar ABC transporter ATP-binding protein, encoding MNADPRTLDDGPVGERRPVVEAVRVTKRFGSTVALSDAGIVVRAGETHALVGRNGAGKSTLVGILTGLQAPDGGAVAFDGRPAPPLGDRDAWRRRVACVYQKSTIIPTLTVAENLFLNRHARGRDGLIRWSRLRREAERTLAAWSVEVDVRRPASTLSVEQRQFVEIARALSFGARFIILDEPTAQLDAAGISRLFTRIRDLRAQGVTFLFISHHLQEIYDICDQVTVFRDARHIVTAPVAELSRPALVAAMTGEDVTLPRADHRPLPADAPVRLSVRDLVTASGVELSVQARAGEVVGLAGGGGSGKVEAAEAIVGLARRAGGTVHVDGRAVRPGSVPDALAAGVGLVPQDRHREGLVPSLSIAENVTMTVPDRIARRGLISPERRDALARRTIADLAVKAGGPHVPVADLSGGNQQKVVMGRALASEPKVLVLITPTAGVDVRSKQTLLGVVEGVRRRGAAVLVVSDELDDLRICDRVLVMFQGRVVGELAHDWSDNDLVAAMEGVDLHHV